Proteins found in one Triticum aestivum cultivar Chinese Spring chromosome 4D, IWGSC CS RefSeq v2.1, whole genome shotgun sequence genomic segment:
- the LOC123100713 gene encoding germin-like protein 8-5, protein MASPSSFLLLAVLLALVSWQATASDPSPLQDFCVADMNSPVRVNGFVCKNPMEVNADNFFKAAALDKPRVTNKVGSNVTLINVMQIAGLNTLGISIARIDYAPLGQNPPHTHPRATEILTVLEGTLYVGFVTSNQPAPNRNKFLSKVLNKGDVFVFPAGLIHFQFNPNPHKPAVAIAALSSQNPGAITIANAVFGSDPQISDDVLAKAFQVEKNTIDWLQAQFWENNHN, encoded by the exons ATGGCATcaccctcttccttccttctcctcgcTGTTCTTCTCGCGCTGGTCTCATGGCAGGCCACTGCCTCCGATCCTAGCCCCCTCCAGGACTTTTGTGTCGCCGACATGAATTCACCAG TACGTGTCAATGGGTTTGTTTGCAAGAACCCAATGGAGGTCAACGCTGACAACTTCTTCAAGGCAGCCGCCCTCGACAAGCCTAGGGTGACCAACAAGGTTGGATCCAACGTCACTTTGATCAACGTCATGCAGATTGCTGGACTCAACACCCTCGGCATCTCAATTGCGCGCATCGACTATGCTCCCTTGGGTCAAAACCCACCACATACGCACCCTCGCGCCACTGAGATCCTCACGGTGCTCGAGGGGACACTGTACGTTGGCTTTGTCACATCCAACCAGCCCGCCCCAAACAGAAACAAGTTCCTCTCGAAGGTGCTCAACAAAGGTGATGTGTTCGTCTTCCCCGCGGGGCTCATCCACTTCCAATTCAACCCCAACCCCCACAAGCCTGCCGTTGCAATTGCCGCACTCAGCAGCCAGAACCCAGGGGCTATCACAATTGCCAATGCGGTGTTTGGGTCAGACCCACAAATATCCGATGATGTTCTTGCCAAGGCGTTTCAGGTGGAAAAGAATACAATAGACTGGCTCCAGGCTCAGTTCTGGGAGAACAACCACAACTAA